The Thermus antranikianii DSM 12462 genome has a segment encoding these proteins:
- the mtnN gene encoding 5'-methylthioadenosine/S-adenosylhomocysteine nucleosidase — MIAFFAAEPEEAEALREALDAREALEAPFPLHQAPGVLVAETGVGKVAAALAVAHVLTRFAPRESFFLGVAGGLDPSLRALDLLLAEKAVQWDVDLTPFGREPGETAFGVRFFPSDPGLLARAEVAASALGFPARRGVVATGDRFLADRGEARRLARLHGAQAVEMEGAAALMVAWRFRHPMALIRAVTDGAGEEAARDFQAFLQAASRRLGYLAQALLAY; from the coding sequence GTGATCGCCTTCTTTGCGGCGGAGCCCGAGGAAGCGGAGGCCTTAAGGGAGGCCTTGGACGCGAGGGAGGCCCTCGAGGCGCCCTTTCCCCTCCATCAGGCCCCCGGGGTACTGGTGGCGGAAACCGGGGTGGGCAAGGTGGCGGCGGCCTTGGCCGTGGCCCATGTCCTAACCCGCTTCGCTCCCAGGGAAAGCTTTTTCCTAGGGGTGGCGGGGGGCTTGGACCCCTCCCTTCGCGCCCTAGACCTCCTTTTGGCTGAGAAGGCGGTGCAGTGGGATGTGGACCTGACCCCCTTTGGTCGGGAGCCCGGAGAGACGGCCTTTGGGGTGCGCTTTTTCCCCTCAGACCCTGGCCTTCTGGCCCGGGCTGAGGTGGCGGCTTCTGCCCTGGGCTTCCCTGCCCGACGGGGGGTGGTGGCCACGGGGGACCGGTTTCTGGCGGATAGGGGGGAGGCAAGGAGGCTGGCCCGGCTCCACGGGGCCCAGGCGGTGGAGATGGAAGGGGCCGCGGCCCTCATGGTGGCCTGGCGCTTCCGGCATCCCATGGCCTTGATCCGTGCCGTGACCGATGGGGCGGGGGAGGAGGCGGCCAGGGACTTCCAGGCCTTTTTGCAGGCGGCCTCGAGGCGGCTTGGCTACCTGGCCCAGGCTCTTTTAGCATACTGA
- a CDS encoding ribose-phosphate diphosphokinase, whose product MEIKLFTGNAHPDLARRVAEALGVPLGKAVVDRFPDGEVRVRLLESVRGDDVYLIQPTSPPVNDHLMELLLLADAARRSSAGRINAVIPYFGYARQDKQTQGREPVSAKLVANLLETVGVHRVIAIDLHAPQIQGFFDIPVDHLSAVRLFARYLQEKGYTENGVVVSPDAGRAEEARRLSERLGLPLAMLAKRRHGPKDTSVTYVIGEVAGKRPLIIDDIVSTGGTIRRGVEALLLAGALPEMVVMATHPVLVGEARENLSHPAIREVIFTDTIPLRDGGYTVLSTAELLAQAIRHVHTNQSVSALI is encoded by the coding sequence GTGGAGATCAAGCTTTTCACGGGGAACGCCCACCCCGATCTGGCCCGGCGGGTGGCGGAAGCCCTAGGGGTTCCCTTGGGAAAAGCGGTGGTGGACCGCTTCCCCGACGGGGAGGTGAGGGTGCGCCTTTTGGAAAGCGTGCGCGGGGACGATGTGTACCTCATCCAGCCCACCAGTCCCCCGGTGAACGATCACCTGATGGAGCTCCTCCTTCTGGCGGATGCTGCTCGCCGGAGCTCTGCGGGCCGCATCAACGCCGTCATCCCCTACTTCGGCTATGCCCGTCAGGATAAGCAGACCCAGGGCCGCGAGCCCGTGAGCGCCAAGCTGGTGGCCAATCTCCTGGAAACCGTGGGGGTGCACCGGGTGATCGCCATCGACCTCCACGCTCCCCAGATCCAGGGGTTTTTTGATATCCCCGTGGACCACCTCTCGGCGGTGCGCCTCTTTGCCCGCTACCTCCAGGAGAAGGGCTATACGGAGAACGGCGTGGTGGTTTCCCCGGATGCGGGCCGGGCAGAGGAGGCCAGGCGGCTTTCCGAAAGGCTGGGCCTGCCCCTGGCCATGCTGGCCAAGCGCCGCCATGGCCCCAAGGACACCTCCGTCACCTACGTGATCGGGGAGGTGGCGGGGAAGAGACCCTTGATCATCGATGACATCGTTTCCACGGGGGGAACCATAAGGCGAGGGGTGGAGGCCCTCCTGCTGGCTGGGGCTTTGCCGGAAATGGTGGTCATGGCCACTCATCCGGTCCTGGTAGGGGAGGCTCGGGAAAACCTTTCCCATCCCGCCATCCGTGAGGTGATCTTCACCGATACCATCCCCTTGAGGGATGGGGGGTACACGGTGCTTTCCACCGCTGAGCTTCTGGCCCAGGCCATCCGGCACGTGCACACCAACCAGTCGGTGAGCGCGTTGATCTGA
- a CDS encoding 50S ribosomal protein L25, with product MEYRLKAQYREGEKPAALRRAGKLPGVIYNKYLNRKIYVDLGEFDKVFRQASIHHVIVLELPDGQELPTLVRQVNLDKRRRRPEHVDFYVLSDEPVEMYIPLRFVGTPQGVREGGVLQEVHRDILVRVSPRNIPEFIEVDVSGLGIGDSLHAADLKLPEGVKLAISPEETIAAVVPPEDVEKLAVEAPEAPAEPEVIKKGKKEEEE from the coding sequence ATGGAATACCGTTTGAAGGCCCAGTACCGGGAAGGGGAGAAGCCCGCCGCTTTGCGCCGGGCGGGGAAGCTCCCCGGTGTCATCTACAATAAGTACTTGAACCGTAAGATCTACGTGGATCTCGGGGAGTTTGACAAGGTCTTCCGTCAGGCTTCCATCCACCACGTGATCGTTCTGGAGCTCCCCGACGGTCAGGAACTGCCCACCCTGGTGCGCCAGGTGAACCTGGACAAGCGCCGGCGCCGTCCCGAGCATGTGGATTTCTACGTCCTCTCCGACGAGCCCGTGGAGATGTACATTCCCTTGCGCTTTGTGGGTACGCCCCAAGGGGTGCGGGAAGGAGGTGTCCTGCAGGAGGTGCACCGGGACATCCTGGTGCGGGTTTCCCCAAGGAATATTCCCGAGTTCATCGAGGTGGATGTCTCGGGCCTGGGCATCGGGGATAGCCTCCATGCCGCTGACCTCAAGCTTCCGGAGGGGGTTAAGCTGGCCATTTCCCCGGAGGAAACCATCGCTGCGGTGGTGCCTCCGGAGGATGTGGAGAAGCTTGCGGTGGAGGCCCCCGAGGCTCCTGCTGAGCCCGAGGTGATCAAGAAGGGCAAGAAGGAAGAGGAGGAGTAG